One window of Campylobacter avium LMG 24591 genomic DNA carries:
- the metF gene encoding methylenetetrahydrofolate reductase [NAD(P)H], protein MNKPSFSFEIFPPRKSDSIDKIYKVLEELKDLNPDFISVTFGAGGSANSSNTLELASLVQEKYHTQSIVHLPCIHLNKSDIKLILDECKKKKLSKILALKGDYIEGNQLSKDFRYASDLIEYIKQNGDFEIYAACYPEKHKEASSFAQDIRNLKIKVDAGASTLLSQLFFDNSDFYRFQEACDIIGIKAKICAGIMPIANKRQILKITSMCGAKIPKKFQQILHKYENNDKAMVDAGIAYAIEQIVDLLTNGVDGIHIYTMNNSYIARRIYEATHSLF, encoded by the coding sequence ATGAATAAGCCAAGTTTTTCTTTTGAAATTTTCCCGCCTAGAAAAAGCGATAGTATAGATAAAATTTATAAGGTTTTAGAGGAATTAAAGGATTTAAATCCAGACTTCATAAGCGTTACTTTTGGAGCTGGTGGCTCTGCGAATTCTTCAAATACCTTAGAATTAGCAAGCTTAGTTCAGGAAAAATACCACACACAAAGCATAGTGCACTTACCTTGCATACACTTAAATAAAAGCGACATAAAGCTTATCTTGGACGAATGCAAGAAAAAGAAACTAAGTAAAATTCTAGCCCTTAAGGGGGATTATATAGAGGGAAATCAGCTTAGCAAAGACTTTCGATATGCTAGTGATTTGATTGAATATATAAAGCAAAATGGAGATTTTGAAATTTACGCGGCTTGTTATCCTGAAAAACACAAAGAAGCTTCAAGCTTTGCCCAGGATATAAGAAATTTAAAGATTAAAGTTGATGCAGGAGCAAGCACGCTTTTAAGCCAGCTTTTCTTTGATAACTCAGATTTTTATAGGTTTCAAGAAGCTTGCGATATCATAGGAATAAAGGCTAAAATTTGCGCAGGCATAATGCCAATTGCCAATAAAAGACAAATTTTAAAAATCACCTCTATGTGCGGGGCTAAAATTCCAAAGAAATTTCAACAAATTTTGCATAAGTATGAAAACAACGACAAGGCTATGGTGGATGCTGGCATTGCTTATGCGATAGAGCAAATAGTTGATTTGCTTACAAACGGAGTAGATGGAATTCACATATATACTATGAATAATTCTTACATAGCAAGAAGAATTTACGAGGCCACTCACTCTTTATTTTGA
- a CDS encoding N-6 DNA methylase: MKITKKTPSRQKIHNIFNELKYFQNGDFNFIEVHNQNLFDENFKVLLQVVLMLENVKFSDKNHSQFLGDFFESYIADMPQHEGQYFTPTPLVCFMIHSLPVFKDSKVLDFACGAGHFLSEYAKINENYKTSFLGIDKDSRLAKISTISSFMYGRQNNIKILYQNSLSLGNIEDSSVNIIISNPPYSVDDFLFTLDEDSRNDFLLFKNNKNISLSTGLIECFFIEKASKALESNGLLALVLPNSILTNNNELTQVQTNEILLRDFNIIAILKLGGATFFKTNTSPIILFAIRKDKEQNTTKANDIYEYFHGLIKENSFLQELQDENYHNFIATLESYANFRRLSLEELKQIFSASIREDSKIFELQSFKEYKSFYEVMIKKEKQEYDKKIRKEPFIPSISLQDFIKEKEAEKFLYFCYCLDSSPLIIKAPDSNDAQKKFLGYEWSTRKGYEGIHYKLKEDAKNASINFIDTPLFNPRDRFDESKISFYILQNFLQKLSKASLEKGFIFSHLNIHESLQGYIREERLIDLINFDSIKFDKSIALNPFTSSAQSLINPFANSKYELVRLGDLGEFIGGLWKGKKPPYVKAKIIRNTNFDLKGGLKADSEYPELEVEINQLEKRKLEYGDIIIEKSGGSNNQAVGRAVIFTFKSNEIYSFSNFTNRLRVNNKNINPFYLHLVLNYIYKLGITFSMQRYEWFKKFRYECV, from the coding sequence ATGAAAATTACAAAAAAAACGCCAAGTAGGCAAAAGATTCATAATATCTTTAATGAACTTAAATATTTTCAAAATGGTGATTTTAACTTCATAGAAGTGCATAATCAAAATCTTTTTGATGAAAATTTTAAAGTTTTATTACAAGTCGTGCTAATGCTTGAAAATGTCAAATTTAGTGATAAAAATCACAGTCAATTTTTAGGCGATTTTTTTGAAAGCTATATAGCCGATATGCCCCAGCACGAGGGGCAGTATTTTACTCCCACACCCTTAGTGTGCTTTATGATTCACTCTTTGCCTGTGTTTAAAGATTCTAAAGTGCTTGACTTTGCTTGTGGGGCTGGACATTTTTTAAGCGAATACGCTAAGATAAATGAAAACTACAAAACAAGCTTTTTGGGCATAGATAAAGACTCAAGACTGGCTAAAATCTCAACCATTTCCTCTTTTATGTATGGTAGACAAAACAATATAAAAATCCTCTATCAAAACTCCCTAAGTCTAGGAAATATAGAGGATTCTAGTGTGAATATTATAATCTCTAATCCTCCCTATTCAGTCGATGACTTTTTATTTACCTTAGATGAAGATTCAAGAAATGATTTTTTACTTTTTAAAAATAATAAAAATATTTCTCTAAGCACGGGACTTATAGAATGCTTTTTTATAGAAAAAGCCTCAAAAGCCCTAGAATCAAACGGACTTTTAGCTCTTGTGCTTCCTAACTCAATACTAACTAATAATAACGAACTCACACAGGTTCAGACCAACGAAATCTTGCTAAGAGATTTTAATATCATAGCTATTCTAAAGCTTGGCGGAGCGACATTTTTTAAAACAAACACAAGCCCTATTATACTCTTTGCTATACGCAAGGATAAAGAGCAAAATACCACTAAAGCAAATGATATTTATGAGTATTTTCACGGCCTTATAAAAGAAAATAGCTTTTTGCAAGAATTACAAGATGAGAACTATCATAATTTTATCGCTACTTTAGAATCTTATGCAAATTTTAGAAGACTAAGCCTTGAGGAGTTGAAGCAAATTTTTAGTGCTAGTATAAGAGAGGATTCTAAGATTTTTGAACTTCAAAGCTTTAAAGAATATAAAAGCTTTTATGAAGTGATGATAAAAAAAGAAAAGCAAGAGTATGATAAAAAGATAAGAAAAGAGCCATTTATTCCTAGCATAAGTTTGCAAGACTTTATCAAAGAAAAAGAGGCTGAAAAATTTTTGTATTTTTGTTACTGTTTAGATTCAAGCCCGCTCATCATAAAAGCACCAGATAGCAACGATGCCCAAAAGAAATTTCTAGGCTATGAATGGAGTACGAGAAAGGGCTATGAGGGTATACATTACAAGCTCAAAGAAGATGCTAAAAATGCATCAATTAACTTTATAGATACACCGCTTTTTAATCCTAGGGATAGATTTGATGAAAGTAAAATAAGCTTTTATATCTTGCAAAATTTCTTGCAAAAGCTTTCTAAAGCTTCTTTAGAAAAAGGCTTTATTTTCTCTCATCTAAACATACACGAAAGCTTACAAGGCTATATTAGAGAGGAAAGATTGATTGATTTAATCAACTTTGATTCTATAAAGTTTGATAAAAGCATAGCCTTAAATCCTTTTACCTCCTCTGCCCAAAGCCTTATTAATCCCTTTGCAAATTCTAAATATGAGTTGGTGAGGCTTGGGGACTTAGGTGAATTTATAGGCGGTTTGTGGAAAGGTAAAAAGCCACCTTATGTAAAAGCTAAAATTATTAGAAATACTAATTTTGATTTAAAAGGTGGCTTGAAAGCAGATTCTGAATATCCAGAATTAGAAGTCGAAATAAATCAATTAGAAAAAAGAAAATTAGAATACGGGGATATTATCATAGAAAAATCAGGAGGAAGTAATAATCAAGCAGTTGGTAGAGCCGTCATTTTCACCTTTAAAAGCAATGAGATTTACTCCTTTTCAAATTTTACAAATCGCTTAAGAGTTAATAATAAAAACATAAATCCATTTTATTTGCATTTGGTCTTAAATTACATATATAAATTAGGTATTACCTTCAGTATGCAGCGGTATGAGTGGTTTAAGAAATTTAGATATGAATGCGTATAA
- the uvrC gene encoding excinuclease ABC subunit UvrC encodes MLRKELENLPELPGVYQYFDKNLKLLYVGKAKNLRKRVRSYFSFKDELLPNPKNSLRIQNMISQCFHLEFISTNSEADALILENSFIKQLRPKYNILLRDDKTYPYIYVDLNEDFPRFNITRKVIKKNKIRYYGPFFKGAKELLNALYLYHKLRQKNSCTKPCLFYQMKRCLAPCANFITKKEYEKILKEATNSLLNPNLLIKNLEKQMFALAKNEYYEEAAKVREQIKTIKELDTKIQIDIAKLEDFDVFAFANDEKNICTARFVVQNGKLISAKTNISKNGLKDIDKNEIYTQLILENFNTNTPINSTNIYVRDDFEDLQVLQDLLCERFSKKISIKVPKLGEKKQICDLAFKNASISLENFNKQSFSILDELYTYFGLSNFPSCIEIFDNSHLQGSATVGAMVAYNVNFFDKSRYRLFHLEAKNEYEQMKELLSRRVKALDKLNAPDLWLIDGGKTLLNLAYDIASSAGLNVDILAISKEKISYRTKRSKGGAKDIIHSLKGEFSFEVSDEKLLFLQKLRDEAHRFAISFHKKTKQKQDLQSSKLQNLGVSKAFIQRLLNYFGSFEAIYEADFNSIAQISNENIAKKITSLQNKE; translated from the coding sequence ATGCTTAGAAAAGAGCTTGAGAATTTGCCTGAGTTACCGGGCGTGTATCAGTATTTTGATAAAAATTTAAAATTGCTTTATGTTGGCAAGGCTAAAAATTTAAGAAAAAGGGTTAGGAGTTATTTTAGCTTTAAAGATGAGTTGCTGCCAAATCCTAAAAATTCTTTAAGAATTCAAAATATGATATCACAGTGCTTTCATCTAGAATTTATAAGCACGAACTCAGAAGCTGACGCACTCATACTCGAAAATTCTTTTATAAAGCAACTAAGGCCAAAATACAATATCTTGCTAAGAGATGATAAGACTTACCCTTATATATATGTGGATTTAAATGAGGATTTTCCGCGTTTTAACATAACTAGAAAGGTGATTAAGAAAAATAAAATTCGTTACTATGGTCCCTTTTTTAAGGGTGCAAAAGAGCTTTTAAACGCTCTTTATCTTTATCATAAACTAAGGCAGAAAAATTCCTGCACTAAGCCTTGTTTGTTTTATCAAATGAAAAGGTGCTTAGCCCCTTGTGCGAATTTTATAACAAAAAAAGAGTATGAAAAAATTTTAAAAGAGGCTACAAATTCTTTGCTAAATCCAAATTTGTTGATAAAAAATTTAGAAAAGCAGATGTTTGCTTTGGCTAAAAATGAGTATTACGAGGAAGCTGCCAAGGTAAGAGAGCAGATAAAAACCATAAAAGAGCTTGACACAAAGATACAAATAGATATCGCAAAGCTTGAAGATTTTGATGTTTTTGCCTTTGCAAATGATGAGAAAAATATCTGCACCGCAAGGTTTGTCGTGCAAAATGGAAAATTAATAAGCGCTAAAACAAACATCAGCAAAAATGGACTAAAAGACATAGATAAAAACGAAATTTACACGCAGTTAATCTTAGAAAATTTCAACACAAACACACCCATAAATTCTACTAATATATATGTAAGAGATGATTTTGAGGATTTGCAAGTTTTGCAGGATTTGCTTTGCGAAAGATTTTCTAAAAAAATTTCGATTAAGGTTCCAAAACTTGGTGAAAAAAAACAAATTTGTGATTTGGCTTTTAAAAACGCGAGCATTAGCTTAGAAAATTTCAACAAACAATCTTTTTCTATCCTAGATGAGCTTTATACTTACTTTGGGCTTTCAAATTTCCCATCTTGTATAGAAATTTTTGATAATTCTCACCTGCAAGGCAGTGCCACAGTTGGTGCTATGGTGGCTTATAATGTTAATTTTTTTGATAAGAGCAGATACAGGCTTTTTCATCTTGAGGCTAAAAATGAGTACGAACAAATGAAAGAGCTTTTAAGCAGGAGGGTTAAGGCACTTGATAAGCTTAATGCGCCGGATTTATGGCTTATTGATGGTGGCAAGACCTTGCTAAATTTAGCCTATGATATAGCAAGCAGTGCTGGTTTAAATGTCGACATTTTAGCTATCTCAAAAGAAAAAATTTCATACAGAACAAAAAGAAGCAAGGGCGGTGCAAAAGACATTATACACAGCTTAAAGGGTGAATTTTCTTTTGAAGTAAGTGATGAAAAATTGCTATTTTTGCAAAAATTAAGAGACGAGGCGCACAGATTTGCCATTTCTTTTCACAAAAAGACAAAACAAAAGCAGGATTTACAAAGCTCAAAGCTTCAAAATTTAGGAGTAAGTAAAGCTTTCATACAAAGATTGCTTAATTATTTTGGAAGTTTTGAAGCTATATATGAGGCTGATTTTAACAGCATTGCACAAATTAGCAACGAAAATATTGCCAAAAAAATCACAAGCCTTCAAAATAAAGAGTGA
- the metE gene encoding 5-methyltetrahydropteroyltriglutamate--homocysteine S-methyltransferase, which translates to MQNSVISYPRIGALRELKFAVEKYFKQTSSKEELFELAKNLRKRHWQSQKEAGIDFISCNDFSFYDNILDTANIFGVVAKRYKELNLDSLDEYFAQARGYQGDKGDVRALAMKKWFNTNYHYLVPECDDVSLIKLNHSKILNEYKEAKELGIEAKVVISGLFTFYKLINFANDGLKNEALSKLKQCYIELLTKLNKEGVKWLQFDEPYLVYDLSSADIALFKDIYTDLLSKKANVKILLQTYFGDVRDIYDDLLKLEFDAIGLDFLEGKESLNLIKKGFDDKKILFAGLVNGKNIYKNNYKKTIDTVNELKKYVKNLVLNTSCSLLHSPYSIKHETKLDKKYLEYLAFAEEKLIELKELKEILSSDNFSENALFKANLELFSKENNRKNEAVFARVNALKADDYKRKPEFEQRRSIQKEALKLPILPTTTIGSFPQTSDVRSNRLAFKQQKISATQYTEFNQTKIKECIKFQEEIGLDVLVHGEFERNDMVEYFGESLDGFLFTQNGWVQSYGTRCVKPPIIWSDVSRSKPMTVAWSKFAQEQSKKPLKGMLTGPVTILNWSFPREDISTKESTLQIALAIRDEVLDLEKAGIKIIQIDEAALREKLPLRKSDWHSEYLDWAIPAFNLVHSGVRPETQIHTHMCYSEFSDIIKEIDAMDADVISFEASRSNLELLDTLKQNNFKTEVGPGVYDIHSPRVPSVDELKNTIKAILSKLPKEQIWINPDCGLKTRGEKEVIQSLKNMSEAASEIRKEL; encoded by the coding sequence ATGCAAAATTCGGTAATTTCGTATCCAAGAATAGGTGCTTTAAGAGAGCTAAAATTCGCTGTTGAAAAGTATTTTAAACAGACAAGTTCAAAAGAAGAGCTTTTTGAGCTTGCTAAAAATTTAAGAAAAAGACATTGGCAAAGCCAAAAAGAAGCTGGCATAGACTTTATTTCCTGCAATGATTTTTCTTTTTATGATAATATCTTAGACACTGCAAACATCTTTGGCGTAGTGGCTAAAAGGTATAAGGAACTAAATTTAGATAGCCTTGATGAGTATTTTGCTCAAGCTAGAGGCTATCAAGGAGATAAGGGAGATGTTAGAGCCCTAGCTATGAAAAAATGGTTTAACACCAACTACCACTATCTAGTGCCTGAATGCGATGATGTATCTTTAATAAAGCTAAATCACAGCAAGATACTAAATGAATATAAAGAAGCAAAAGAGCTTGGCATAGAAGCTAAGGTTGTCATAAGCGGACTTTTTACCTTTTACAAACTTATAAATTTCGCTAACGATGGGCTTAAAAACGAAGCTTTATCAAAGTTGAAACAATGCTACATAGAGCTTTTGACCAAGTTAAATAAAGAAGGCGTGAAATGGCTTCAGTTTGATGAGCCTTATTTGGTTTATGATTTAAGCTCTGCTGATATTGCTTTGTTTAAGGATATTTACACTGATTTATTAAGCAAAAAAGCAAATGTTAAAATTTTACTTCAAACATATTTTGGAGATGTAAGAGATATTTATGATGATTTGCTAAAGCTTGAATTTGACGCCATAGGGCTTGATTTTTTGGAAGGAAAAGAAAGCTTAAACCTCATCAAAAAGGGCTTTGATGATAAGAAAATTTTATTTGCAGGCCTTGTAAATGGAAAAAACATCTACAAAAATAACTATAAAAAAACTATAGATACAGTAAATGAGCTAAAAAAATATGTAAAAAATTTAGTGCTTAACACCTCTTGTTCCTTGCTTCATAGTCCATACAGCATAAAGCACGAGACAAAACTTGATAAAAAATACCTAGAATACCTAGCCTTTGCAGAGGAAAAATTGATAGAACTTAAGGAGCTTAAGGAAATTTTATCTAGTGATAATTTTTCAGAAAATGCGTTATTTAAGGCAAATTTAGAACTGTTCTCTAAAGAAAATAACAGAAAAAACGAAGCTGTTTTTGCAAGAGTTAATGCCTTAAAGGCTGATGATTATAAAAGAAAGCCTGAATTTGAGCAAAGAAGAAGCATACAAAAAGAGGCTTTAAAACTACCTATTTTACCAACTACTACCATAGGCTCATTTCCTCAAACAAGCGATGTGAGGTCCAACCGCTTAGCCTTTAAACAACAAAAAATTTCAGCCACACAGTACACAGAATTTAATCAAACAAAGATAAAAGAATGTATTAAATTTCAAGAAGAAATCGGGCTTGATGTTTTGGTACATGGAGAATTTGAAAGAAATGATATGGTTGAGTATTTTGGCGAGAGCTTGGATGGCTTTTTATTTACTCAAAATGGCTGGGTGCAAAGCTATGGCACAAGATGTGTTAAGCCACCGATAATTTGGTCTGATGTTTCTAGGTCTAAGCCTATGACTGTTGCTTGGAGTAAATTTGCACAGGAGCAAAGCAAGAAACCTTTAAAAGGTATGCTAACAGGGCCTGTTACTATACTTAATTGGTCCTTTCCTAGGGAGGATATTAGCACTAAAGAAAGCACCTTGCAAATCGCACTTGCAATTAGAGATGAAGTGCTAGACCTTGAAAAGGCCGGTATAAAAATCATACAAATAGATGAGGCTGCCTTGCGTGAAAAATTGCCTCTTAGAAAGAGTGATTGGCACAGTGAGTATTTAGACTGGGCTATACCTGCTTTTAACTTGGTGCATAGCGGGGTTAGGCCTGAAACTCAAATTCACACTCATATGTGCTATAGTGAATTTAGCGACATTATAAAAGAAATAGACGCGATGGACGCTGATGTTATTTCTTTTGAGGCTTCAAGGTCAAATTTAGAATTGCTTGACACCTTAAAGCAAAATAATTTTAAAACTGAGGTAGGCCCTGGAGTATATGATATACACAGCCCTAGAGTTCCTAGCGTTGATGAGCTTAAAAACACAATCAAAGCGATATTAAGCAAGCTTCCAAAAGAGCAAATTTGGATAAATCCCGATTGTGGCCTAAAAACAAGAGGCGAAAAAGAGGTGATACAAAGTCTCAAAAATATGAGCGAAGCAGCCTCTGAGATAAGAAAAGAACTCTAA
- the guaA gene encoding glutamine-hydrolyzing GMP synthase encodes MNEVQILVLDFGSQYTQLIARRLREFGVYTEIVPYFEKIEKIKAKNPKGIILSGGPASVYEEGAYKPDSAVFELDVPVLGICYGMQYIAHHFGGKVIRAKEQEFGKARLEILAQETRTLFEGVKDNSIVWMSHADKVEEIPQGFSELAKSGNTHYCVIADFKRQIYALQFHPEVVHSECGAQILKNFAVGICKASTEWNMKNFIAYEIEKIRKITGFTQGENGIKILCAVSGGVDSSVVATLLYRAIGDNLIPIFVDTGLLRKGEREAVEKMFRDNLKVPLITIDASEEFLGLLKGVKDPETKRKIIGETFIKVFEREAKKHNKNGEIKFLAQGTLYPDVIESVSVKGPSKTIKSHHNVGGLPEWMKFELIEPLRELFKDEVRDLGRELGMPESMLMRHPFPGPGLAIRIMGEVTKQDLDLLREADAIFIEELHKWGLYDKVWQAFCVLLNVKSVGVMGDNRTYDNTVCVRAVEALDGMTASFSHLPHEFLEAVSNRIINEVEGINRVVYDITSKPPGTIEWE; translated from the coding sequence ATGAATGAAGTGCAAATTTTAGTCCTAGACTTTGGCTCTCAATATACACAGTTAATTGCTAGAAGATTAAGAGAATTTGGAGTTTATACCGAGATTGTGCCCTATTTTGAAAAGATAGAAAAAATAAAGGCAAAAAATCCTAAGGGCATAATTTTAAGCGGCGGTCCTGCAAGTGTGTATGAAGAGGGAGCGTATAAGCCTGATTCTGCTGTGTTTGAGTTAGATGTGCCTGTGCTTGGAATTTGTTATGGTATGCAATACATAGCCCATCATTTTGGCGGCAAGGTTATAAGAGCAAAAGAGCAAGAATTTGGCAAGGCAAGACTTGAAATTTTAGCCCAAGAAACAAGGACATTGTTTGAAGGAGTGAAAGATAATTCAATCGTCTGGATGTCTCATGCTGACAAGGTTGAAGAAATTCCACAAGGCTTTAGCGAGTTAGCAAAGTCAGGCAACACACACTACTGCGTTATAGCAGATTTTAAAAGGCAAATTTATGCCTTGCAATTTCACCCAGAAGTCGTGCATAGTGAGTGTGGAGCGCAAATTCTAAAAAATTTCGCAGTTGGCATTTGCAAGGCAAGCACAGAGTGGAATATGAAAAATTTCATAGCCTATGAGATAGAAAAAATCCGCAAAATCACAGGCTTTACTCAAGGTGAAAATGGTATCAAAATCTTATGCGCCGTAAGTGGTGGGGTGGATTCTAGCGTTGTGGCTACGCTTTTATATAGAGCCATTGGGGATAATCTCATCCCTATCTTTGTGGATACCGGGCTTTTGCGTAAGGGCGAGAGAGAGGCGGTGGAGAAGATGTTTAGAGACAATCTCAAAGTGCCTTTGATAACAATAGATGCAAGTGAGGAGTTTTTGGGACTTTTAAAGGGTGTAAAAGACCCAGAAACTAAGCGTAAAATCATCGGCGAGACCTTTATCAAGGTTTTTGAAAGGGAGGCAAAAAAACATAACAAAAACGGCGAGATAAAATTCCTAGCCCAGGGCACGCTCTATCCTGATGTGATAGAATCTGTAAGTGTTAAAGGACCTAGCAAAACGATAAAGTCTCATCATAATGTAGGCGGTTTGCCTGAATGGATGAAATTTGAGCTAATCGAGCCTTTAAGAGAGCTTTTTAAAGACGAGGTAAGGGATTTAGGTAGGGAGCTTGGAATGCCTGAATCTATGCTTATGAGACATCCATTTCCCGGACCAGGACTTGCCATACGCATAATGGGCGAGGTTACGAAGCAGGATTTAGACCTGTTACGCGAAGCAGATGCGATTTTCATCGAGGAGCTACATAAATGGGGGCTGTATGACAAGGTTTGGCAAGCCTTTTGTGTGCTTTTAAATGTCAAAAGCGTGGGCGTAATGGGCGATAACCGCACCTATGATAATACCGTGTGTGTAAGAGCTGTAGAAGCACTAGATGGAATGACAGCTAGCTTTTCACACCTGCCGCACGAATTTTTAGAAGCTGTGAGCAACCGCATAATAAACGAGGTAGAGGGCATAAATAGAGTGGTCTATGACATTACTAGTAAGCCTCCCGGCACCATTGAGTGGGAGTAG
- a CDS encoding ArsB/NhaD family transporter produces the protein MAYLLFIACMLFIYIRPFSLPIWFSSVLFAFLAYILSLLSFDDIIFVFSIVTDSTVALLALILLSMSFDKLGFFAHLASFIAFKKISSFSFFLLLSILTSFVSFVFANDGAILVLTPIIYILFSNSKFFKKDKASLIFFLLCLSFLSDFASNLFIFSNLTNIITAKIFDIALLEFTFFMLAPQLFAILAFLLLAYLPFRKKLPRYLYFNAKLAGVKKKDIVFCYALLVFLLIFLFLSLLKLYISLLIASFIAFVYAFLSKKFSLVSFVKQAPFSVLAFSLGLFVVVFTLKNAGLLELLSGIFAPLKDSSLFLQIFSVGFFSAFASSFANNLPAVFLGDLALSSFNLDEARTKILAYANLLACNIGSKFTPIGSLATLLWLHSLARYGIKISFLKYIAFSFFITFFVLCASLLGLSLSVFLLA, from the coding sequence ATGGCTTATTTACTCTTTATAGCTTGTATGCTTTTTATATACATCCGTCCTTTTTCTTTGCCTATCTGGTTTAGCTCCGTGCTTTTTGCCTTTTTGGCATATATTTTATCCTTGCTTAGTTTTGACGATATTATCTTTGTTTTTAGCATAGTTACTGATAGCACAGTGGCTTTACTAGCGCTCATACTTTTAAGCATGAGTTTTGATAAACTTGGCTTTTTTGCGCATTTAGCCTCTTTTATAGCCTTTAAAAAAATCTCATCTTTTTCATTTTTTTTGCTTTTAAGTATTTTAACTTCCTTTGTTAGCTTTGTATTTGCAAATGACGGAGCTATCTTGGTTTTAACGCCTATCATTTATATACTTTTTTCAAATTCTAAATTCTTTAAAAAGGACAAGGCCTCTTTGATATTTTTTCTACTTTGCCTTAGCTTTTTAAGCGATTTTGCCTCGAATTTATTTATCTTTTCAAATTTAACAAACATCATAACAGCAAAGATTTTTGACATAGCCTTGTTAGAATTTACGTTTTTTATGCTTGCGCCACAGCTTTTTGCCATACTAGCTTTTTTGCTTTTAGCCTATTTGCCCTTTAGAAAAAAGCTGCCTAGGTATTTGTATTTTAATGCAAAATTAGCAGGAGTAAAGAAAAAAGATATAGTTTTTTGTTACGCTTTGCTAGTATTTTTACTAATATTTTTATTTTTATCCTTGCTAAAGCTTTATATTAGCTTGCTTATCGCCTCTTTTATAGCCTTTGTTTATGCTTTTTTATCAAAGAAATTTAGCCTTGTTTCCTTTGTAAAGCAAGCTCCTTTTTCGGTGCTAGCATTTTCTTTGGGCTTGTTTGTGGTGGTTTTTACTCTTAAAAATGCCGGACTTTTAGAGCTTTTATCAGGCATTTTTGCACCTTTAAAAGATAGTTCTTTATTTTTGCAAATCTTTTCTGTGGGCTTTTTTTCAGCCTTTGCTTCTAGTTTTGCAAATAATTTACCCGCAGTTTTCTTAGGCGATCTTGCCTTAAGCTCTTTTAACTTGGATGAAGCTCGGACAAAAATACTAGCCTATGCTAATCTTTTAGCCTGCAATATAGGCTCAAAATTCACGCCCATAGGATCACTAGCAACCTTGCTTTGGCTTCATTCCCTTGCTAGATATGGCATAAAAATTTCTTTTTTAAAATACATAGCATTTTCATTTTTTATCACCTTTTTTGTTTTGTGTGCTTCTTTGCTAGGACTAAGCCTTAG